One genomic region from Epinephelus fuscoguttatus linkage group LG6, E.fuscoguttatus.final_Chr_v1 encodes:
- the lrrtm4l2 gene encoding leucine-rich repeat transmembrane neuronal protein 4 isoform X1, whose translation MCPLFISFRGSLLPSVRMGSVMLDWRLSCLLLQAAALLLLSKGERMCPASCRCEGKIVYCESGIFQDIPENITTGCQGLSLRYNSLLVLLPYQFAHLNQLIWLYLDHNSIKDIDALAFHGVRRLKELILSSNKITHLHNNTFSAIPNLRNLDLSYNQLQSLQPGHFYGLRKLQNLHLRSNGLRQIFIRTFLECRSLEFLDLGYNRLRSLTRTTFLGLFKLKELHLEHNQFSRINFFIFPRLTNLQALYLQWNRIRSINQGVPWTWHKLQKLDLSGNEIQILDPAVFQCMPNLQILNLESNKLSSVPVEAVAAWTSLTTVSLAGNSWDCSPSICPLMGWLRNIRDSKDISMICSSPKSVQGERVVDVVKNHSTCVDMSNVFSTTALIVLTSNQFVNITTQLSPFGVTDPGIESPIQTLTPSPGRPSGTDRKTTESINMSSTSPISPEHPTSFIPELQFEHMAFHKIIAGSVALFLSVSLILLVIYVSWRRYPNTMRQLQQHSVNHKRRKKARKQEQDLNSQLQEYYLSYHSNSETMDSLVTETRPCTCTISGSIECEV comes from the exons atgtgccctttattcatttctttcagAGGATCACTCCTTCCCTCAGTAAGGATGG GTTCTGTGATGTTGGACTGGAGGTTATCATGTCTTCTTCTGCAGGCAgctgctttgctgctgctcagcaaGGGGGAGAGGATGTGCCCCGCGAGTTGTCGCTGCGAAGGAAAGATTGTTTATTGCGAGTCTGGCATCTTCCAAGACATCCCGGAAAATATCACCACAGGATGCCAAGGTTTGTCTCTGCGCTATAACAGCCTGCTGGTTCTGTTGCCATACCAGTTCGCTCACCTCAATCAGCTTATCTGGCTTTACTTGGACCACAACTCCATCAAAGACATAGATGCTTTAGCTTTTCATGGTGTGCGCAGGCTCAAAGAACTCATCCTCAGCTCCAACAAAATAACTCATCTGCACAATAATACATTCAGCGCTATCCCAAACCTGCGGAATCTGGACTTATCCTACAATCAGCTGCAGTCTCTGCAGCCAGGACATTTTTATGGTCTGCGCAAGCTGCAGAATCTCCACCTCCGATCTAATGGCCTGAGACAAATCTTCATTCGTACGTTTCTGGAATGCCGCAGCCTGGAGTTTCTGGACTTGGGTTACAACCGCTTGCGGAGCCTCACCCGCACAACGTTCTTAGGGCTGTTCAAACTGAAAGAACTTCATTTAGAGCACAATCAATTTTCCAGGATTAATTTCTTCATTTTCCCACGTCTTACCAACCTCCAGGCTCTTTATTTGCAGTGGAACCGCATACGATCCATTAATCAAGGCGTGCCTTGGACTTGGCACAAACTACAGAAATTGGACCTGTCAGGGAATGAAATCCAAATCCTGGACCCAGCAGTTTTCCAGTGTATGCCGAACTTACAAATACTCAACCTTGAATCGAACAAGCTGAGTAGTGTGCCTGTGGAAGCAGTGGCGGCGTGGACCTCACTGACCACTGTCAGCCTGGCAGGTAACTCTTGGGACTGCAGCCCCAGCATCTGCCCTCTTATGGGATGGCTCAGAAACATCAGAGACTCCAAAGACATCAGTATGATCTGCAGCAGTCCCAAGTCTGTGCAGGGTGAAAGAGTCGTGGATGTGGTGAAGAATCACTCGACATGTGTGGACATGTCAAATGTTTTCTCAACCACTGCTCTTATTGTTCTGACTTCCAACCAATTTGTGAACATCACAACTCAACTCTCTCCCTTTGGTGTTACAGACCCTGGCATTGAGTCACCCATTCAGACACTGACCCCTTCGCCAGGCCGTCCAAGTGGGACTGACAGAAAGACAACTGAGTCCATAAACATGAGCTCCACATCACCCATCTCCCCTGAACACCCTACATCGTTTATCCCAGAGCTACAGTTTGAACATATGGCTTTCCATAAAATCATTGCAGGCAGCGTAGCCCTGTTCCTGTCAGTGTCATTGATCCTTCTGGTTATTTATGTCTCGTGGAGGCGCTACCCCAACACCAtgaggcagctgcagcagcactcAGTCAACCATAAGCGCAGGAAAAAGGCCCGTAAGCAGGAGCAGGACCTTAACTCTCAGTTGCAAGAGTACTACCTGAGCTACCATTCAAACTCAGAGACAATGGACTCTTTGGTGACTGAGACGAGGCCGTGCACGTGCACCATATCAGGATCCATCGAATGTGAGGTCTGA
- the lrrtm4l2 gene encoding leucine-rich repeat transmembrane neuronal protein 4 isoform X2, whose translation MGSVMLDWRLSCLLLQAAALLLLSKGERMCPASCRCEGKIVYCESGIFQDIPENITTGCQGLSLRYNSLLVLLPYQFAHLNQLIWLYLDHNSIKDIDALAFHGVRRLKELILSSNKITHLHNNTFSAIPNLRNLDLSYNQLQSLQPGHFYGLRKLQNLHLRSNGLRQIFIRTFLECRSLEFLDLGYNRLRSLTRTTFLGLFKLKELHLEHNQFSRINFFIFPRLTNLQALYLQWNRIRSINQGVPWTWHKLQKLDLSGNEIQILDPAVFQCMPNLQILNLESNKLSSVPVEAVAAWTSLTTVSLAGNSWDCSPSICPLMGWLRNIRDSKDISMICSSPKSVQGERVVDVVKNHSTCVDMSNVFSTTALIVLTSNQFVNITTQLSPFGVTDPGIESPIQTLTPSPGRPSGTDRKTTESINMSSTSPISPEHPTSFIPELQFEHMAFHKIIAGSVALFLSVSLILLVIYVSWRRYPNTMRQLQQHSVNHKRRKKARKQEQDLNSQLQEYYLSYHSNSETMDSLVTETRPCTCTISGSIECEV comes from the exons ATGG GTTCTGTGATGTTGGACTGGAGGTTATCATGTCTTCTTCTGCAGGCAgctgctttgctgctgctcagcaaGGGGGAGAGGATGTGCCCCGCGAGTTGTCGCTGCGAAGGAAAGATTGTTTATTGCGAGTCTGGCATCTTCCAAGACATCCCGGAAAATATCACCACAGGATGCCAAGGTTTGTCTCTGCGCTATAACAGCCTGCTGGTTCTGTTGCCATACCAGTTCGCTCACCTCAATCAGCTTATCTGGCTTTACTTGGACCACAACTCCATCAAAGACATAGATGCTTTAGCTTTTCATGGTGTGCGCAGGCTCAAAGAACTCATCCTCAGCTCCAACAAAATAACTCATCTGCACAATAATACATTCAGCGCTATCCCAAACCTGCGGAATCTGGACTTATCCTACAATCAGCTGCAGTCTCTGCAGCCAGGACATTTTTATGGTCTGCGCAAGCTGCAGAATCTCCACCTCCGATCTAATGGCCTGAGACAAATCTTCATTCGTACGTTTCTGGAATGCCGCAGCCTGGAGTTTCTGGACTTGGGTTACAACCGCTTGCGGAGCCTCACCCGCACAACGTTCTTAGGGCTGTTCAAACTGAAAGAACTTCATTTAGAGCACAATCAATTTTCCAGGATTAATTTCTTCATTTTCCCACGTCTTACCAACCTCCAGGCTCTTTATTTGCAGTGGAACCGCATACGATCCATTAATCAAGGCGTGCCTTGGACTTGGCACAAACTACAGAAATTGGACCTGTCAGGGAATGAAATCCAAATCCTGGACCCAGCAGTTTTCCAGTGTATGCCGAACTTACAAATACTCAACCTTGAATCGAACAAGCTGAGTAGTGTGCCTGTGGAAGCAGTGGCGGCGTGGACCTCACTGACCACTGTCAGCCTGGCAGGTAACTCTTGGGACTGCAGCCCCAGCATCTGCCCTCTTATGGGATGGCTCAGAAACATCAGAGACTCCAAAGACATCAGTATGATCTGCAGCAGTCCCAAGTCTGTGCAGGGTGAAAGAGTCGTGGATGTGGTGAAGAATCACTCGACATGTGTGGACATGTCAAATGTTTTCTCAACCACTGCTCTTATTGTTCTGACTTCCAACCAATTTGTGAACATCACAACTCAACTCTCTCCCTTTGGTGTTACAGACCCTGGCATTGAGTCACCCATTCAGACACTGACCCCTTCGCCAGGCCGTCCAAGTGGGACTGACAGAAAGACAACTGAGTCCATAAACATGAGCTCCACATCACCCATCTCCCCTGAACACCCTACATCGTTTATCCCAGAGCTACAGTTTGAACATATGGCTTTCCATAAAATCATTGCAGGCAGCGTAGCCCTGTTCCTGTCAGTGTCATTGATCCTTCTGGTTATTTATGTCTCGTGGAGGCGCTACCCCAACACCAtgaggcagctgcagcagcactcAGTCAACCATAAGCGCAGGAAAAAGGCCCGTAAGCAGGAGCAGGACCTTAACTCTCAGTTGCAAGAGTACTACCTGAGCTACCATTCAAACTCAGAGACAATGGACTCTTTGGTGACTGAGACGAGGCCGTGCACGTGCACCATATCAGGATCCATCGAATGTGAGGTCTGA